A window from Zingiber officinale cultivar Zhangliang chromosome 7A, Zo_v1.1, whole genome shotgun sequence encodes these proteins:
- the LOC122000886 gene encoding protein NRT1/ PTR FAMILY 4.4-like isoform X2: MVVHELPPSSAGYGLLALQAHLPSLHPPHCNINDQGENCQKVHGWNSFLLYVGLYMLALGDGCVRVSSPSLGGDQFDGEDPVEVIERTSFFNSYAFGISLGGLIGLVLLVWIQNNKGWDIGFGVSALSVLLSVLVVASGFSCYRNQIPEGSPIARTLQVLVAAFRKRNASLPENPEDLHKTPQKGTNEVEVLSHTHGFKFLDKAAIVGEHGSDNGPWSLCTVTQVEETKVVLGMIPIIISSILGSIPNGLVVSLTVQQGTTMDTRLGKIRISPANLFIIPQFFQTVMLVVYDRSIVPILRRMTGYTGGITHLQRVAIGFLFAAFATCAAAVVENRRMKIVEENGLQDMTTGVPMSVFWLVVQFCCLGVVDVTSFVGLLEFFNSEAPRGMKSIGTAISWCVFGLAAFLGSITVELANKASRHGTSGRGWIEGNNLNKSHLDYFYWLLCSMQILALLNFIYWARRYTYRQNLHIQEGNLQSQSREIGSDISP; this comes from the exons ATGGTCGTGCACGAGCTGCCTCCTTCATCTGCA ggATATGGATTACTAGCATTGCAAGCACACCTTCCATCACTCCATCCTCCACATTGCAACATCAATGACCAAGGCGAAAATTGCCAGAAAGTCCATGGCTGGAACTCTTTCCTTCTTTACGTGGGCTTGTACATGCTAGCGTTGGGTGATGGTTGTGTTCGTGTTTCATCGCCATCACTGGGAGGGGATCAGTTTGATGGTGAAGATCCGGTTGAAGTAATAGAAAGAACTAGCTTCTTCAATTCTTACGCATTTGGGATCTCACTAGGAGGATTAATAGGGCTAGTTTTGCTAGTGTGGATCCAGAATAACAAGGGTTGGGATATTGGGTTTGGTGTTAGTGCTCTTTCAGTTCTCTTGTCAGTGCTTGTGGTTGCTAGTGGTTTCTCTTGCTATCGCAATCAGATACCGGAAGGAAGTCCCATAGCCAGGACGCTACAG GTTTTAGTAGCAGCATTCAGAAAGAGAAATGCGTCACTGCCTGAAAACCCAGAAGACCTACATAAAACTCCTCAAAAAGGCACCAATGAAGTGGAAGTGCTTTCTCACACACATGGATTCAA GTTCCTTGACAAAGCTGCTATCGTTGGTGAGCATGGATCTGACAATGGCCCGTGGTCCTTATGCACTGTAACTCAAGTGGAGGAAACAAAAGTTGTCTTGGGAATGATTCCTATCATCATCAGTTCCATCTTGGGTAGCATTCCAAATGGCTTAGTCGTAAGTTTGACTGTGCAACAAGGCACGACCATGGACACCAGGCTCGGGAAAATTCGAATCTCGCCTGCAAATCTATTTATAATCCCACAATTCTTTCAGACTGTGATGCTCGTAGTCTATGACCGATCTATAGTGCCAATTCTGAGAAGGATGACAGGGTACACAGGCGGTATAACTCACTTGCAACGCGTTGCTATTGGCTTTTTATTTGCAGCATTCGCGACGTGCGCAGCAGCAGTGGTGGAGAACAGAAGGATGAAAATTGTAGAGGAGAACGGGCTTCAAGACATGACGACTGGCGTCCCGATGTCAGTATTCTGGCTCGTCGTGCAGTTCTGTTGCTTGGGTGTCGTTGATGTTACTTCTTTCGTTGGACTGCTGGAATTCTTCAACAGTGAAGCGCCGAGAGGAATGAAATCAATAGGGACAGCGATCTCTTGGTGCGTGTTTGGCTTAGCTGCTTTCCTGGGATCTATTACAGTTGAATTGGCAAATAAAGCAAGTAGACATGGTACCAGTGGAAGAGGATGGATAGAGGGGAACAACTTGAATAAGAGCCACCTTGATTATTTCTACTGGCTGCTCTGCTCTATGCAAATTCTCGCACTGTTGAATTTTATCTACTGGGCTAGGAGGTACACTTATCGACAGAATTTACATATCCAAGAAGGAAATCTTCAATCCCAATCTAGAGAGATTGGCAGCGATATATCTCCATGa
- the LOC122000886 gene encoding protein NRT1/ PTR FAMILY 4.5-like isoform X1 — MAIHGFVDWKGKPINKKRHGRARAASFICTQTILLNFAFIPILLNLVTYLHGTMNEDIANSSTMVNNLVGASCAFSLLGAFISDSYITRFKTILIFGPIEFMGYGLLALQAHLPSLHPPHCNINDQGENCQKVHGWNSFLLYVGLYMLALGDGCVRVSSPSLGGDQFDGEDPVEVIERTSFFNSYAFGISLGGLIGLVLLVWIQNNKGWDIGFGVSALSVLLSVLVVASGFSCYRNQIPEGSPIARTLQVLVAAFRKRNASLPENPEDLHKTPQKGTNEVEVLSHTHGFKFLDKAAIVGEHGSDNGPWSLCTVTQVEETKVVLGMIPIIISSILGSIPNGLVVSLTVQQGTTMDTRLGKIRISPANLFIIPQFFQTVMLVVYDRSIVPILRRMTGYTGGITHLQRVAIGFLFAAFATCAAAVVENRRMKIVEENGLQDMTTGVPMSVFWLVVQFCCLGVVDVTSFVGLLEFFNSEAPRGMKSIGTAISWCVFGLAAFLGSITVELANKASRHGTSGRGWIEGNNLNKSHLDYFYWLLCSMQILALLNFIYWARRYTYRQNLHIQEGNLQSQSREIGSDISP, encoded by the exons ATGGCTATCCATGGttttgtagattggaaaggaaAGCCTATCAACAAAAAACGACATGGTCGTGCACGAGCTGCCTCCTTCATCTGCA CACAAACGATTTTGCTGAACTTTGCCTTCATCCCGATCTTGTTGAACTTGGTGACTTATTTGCATGGAACCATGAACGAGGACATTGCAAACTCTTCAACCATGGTCAATAACCTTGTTGGCGCAAGCTGTGCCTTCTCTCTCTTGGGAGCCTTCATTTCTGACTCTTACATCACAAGATTTAAGACCATACTCATATTTGGGCCTATTGAATTCATG ggATATGGATTACTAGCATTGCAAGCACACCTTCCATCACTCCATCCTCCACATTGCAACATCAATGACCAAGGCGAAAATTGCCAGAAAGTCCATGGCTGGAACTCTTTCCTTCTTTACGTGGGCTTGTACATGCTAGCGTTGGGTGATGGTTGTGTTCGTGTTTCATCGCCATCACTGGGAGGGGATCAGTTTGATGGTGAAGATCCGGTTGAAGTAATAGAAAGAACTAGCTTCTTCAATTCTTACGCATTTGGGATCTCACTAGGAGGATTAATAGGGCTAGTTTTGCTAGTGTGGATCCAGAATAACAAGGGTTGGGATATTGGGTTTGGTGTTAGTGCTCTTTCAGTTCTCTTGTCAGTGCTTGTGGTTGCTAGTGGTTTCTCTTGCTATCGCAATCAGATACCGGAAGGAAGTCCCATAGCCAGGACGCTACAG GTTTTAGTAGCAGCATTCAGAAAGAGAAATGCGTCACTGCCTGAAAACCCAGAAGACCTACATAAAACTCCTCAAAAAGGCACCAATGAAGTGGAAGTGCTTTCTCACACACATGGATTCAA GTTCCTTGACAAAGCTGCTATCGTTGGTGAGCATGGATCTGACAATGGCCCGTGGTCCTTATGCACTGTAACTCAAGTGGAGGAAACAAAAGTTGTCTTGGGAATGATTCCTATCATCATCAGTTCCATCTTGGGTAGCATTCCAAATGGCTTAGTCGTAAGTTTGACTGTGCAACAAGGCACGACCATGGACACCAGGCTCGGGAAAATTCGAATCTCGCCTGCAAATCTATTTATAATCCCACAATTCTTTCAGACTGTGATGCTCGTAGTCTATGACCGATCTATAGTGCCAATTCTGAGAAGGATGACAGGGTACACAGGCGGTATAACTCACTTGCAACGCGTTGCTATTGGCTTTTTATTTGCAGCATTCGCGACGTGCGCAGCAGCAGTGGTGGAGAACAGAAGGATGAAAATTGTAGAGGAGAACGGGCTTCAAGACATGACGACTGGCGTCCCGATGTCAGTATTCTGGCTCGTCGTGCAGTTCTGTTGCTTGGGTGTCGTTGATGTTACTTCTTTCGTTGGACTGCTGGAATTCTTCAACAGTGAAGCGCCGAGAGGAATGAAATCAATAGGGACAGCGATCTCTTGGTGCGTGTTTGGCTTAGCTGCTTTCCTGGGATCTATTACAGTTGAATTGGCAAATAAAGCAAGTAGACATGGTACCAGTGGAAGAGGATGGATAGAGGGGAACAACTTGAATAAGAGCCACCTTGATTATTTCTACTGGCTGCTCTGCTCTATGCAAATTCTCGCACTGTTGAATTTTATCTACTGGGCTAGGAGGTACACTTATCGACAGAATTTACATATCCAAGAAGGAAATCTTCAATCCCAATCTAGAGAGATTGGCAGCGATATATCTCCATGa